The following proteins are encoded in a genomic region of Bacillus sp. Marseille-Q1617:
- a CDS encoding U32 family peptidase, which translates to MVVKDPISNVVDGKRVIVKKPELLAPAGNLEKLKIAVHYGADAVYIGGQEFGLRSNAGNFTLEEMKEGVEFARKYGAKIYVTTNIYAHNENMDGLEEYLMGLEEAGIAGIIVADPLIIETCRRVAPKVEVHLSTQQSLSNWKAVQFWKEEGLDRVVLARETSGEEIREMKEKVDIEIETFIHGAMCIAYSGRCTLSNHMTARDSNRGGCCQSCRWDYDLYQLEDGNEQALYSENDAPFAMSPKDLKLVESIPRMIELGIDSLKIEGRMKSIHYVATVVSVYRKVIDEYCKDPDHFKIKKEWLEELEKCANREAAPAFFEGVPGFKEQMFGVHNKKNTNYEFVGLVLDYDEETGIVTLQQRNHFKSGQEVEFFGPEISNFTQVIGQIWDDKGNELDVARHPLQIVKFKVDQRVYPDNMMRKENT; encoded by the coding sequence ATGGTTGTTAAAGACCCTATCTCTAACGTTGTTGATGGTAAACGTGTTATTGTGAAGAAGCCTGAGTTATTGGCTCCTGCCGGTAACCTTGAAAAATTGAAAATAGCCGTGCACTATGGTGCAGATGCAGTTTATATTGGCGGACAGGAATTCGGACTGCGTTCAAACGCAGGCAATTTCACACTGGAAGAAATGAAAGAGGGTGTGGAGTTCGCACGGAAGTATGGGGCCAAGATTTATGTAACCACAAATATCTATGCCCATAATGAGAACATGGATGGTCTGGAAGAGTACTTAATGGGTCTCGAAGAAGCTGGAATTGCAGGAATCATTGTAGCAGACCCGTTGATTATCGAGACCTGCAGACGGGTTGCCCCGAAGGTTGAGGTTCATTTAAGTACACAGCAGAGCTTATCCAATTGGAAGGCTGTTCAGTTCTGGAAAGAAGAAGGTCTGGACCGTGTTGTGCTGGCGCGTGAAACGAGCGGCGAAGAGATCCGTGAGATGAAGGAAAAAGTCGATATAGAAATCGAGACTTTCATCCATGGGGCCATGTGCATTGCATATTCAGGGCGCTGTACATTGAGCAATCACATGACTGCACGCGACTCTAACCGTGGAGGCTGCTGTCAATCATGCCGATGGGATTATGATCTCTATCAGCTTGAAGACGGTAATGAACAGGCTCTATACAGTGAAAATGATGCTCCTTTTGCCATGAGTCCGAAAGACTTGAAGCTCGTTGAATCGATTCCAAGAATGATCGAACTTGGAATTGACAGCCTTAAGATTGAAGGACGGATGAAATCGATTCATTATGTTGCAACAGTAGTAAGTGTCTACCGTAAAGTCATAGATGAATATTGTAAAGATCCGGATCATTTCAAGATCAAGAAAGAATGGCTTGAAGAACTTGAAAAATGCGCCAACCGGGAGGCGGCTCCTGCATTCTTTGAAGGGGTCCCGGGATTCAAGGAGCAGATGTTCGGGGTCCACAATAAAAAGAATACAAATTATGAATTCGTCGGACTGGTGCTCGATTATGATGAGGAAACCGGGATTGTTACGCTGCAGCAGCGAAATCATTTTAAGTCCGGGCAGGAAGTTGAATTTTTCGGGCCTGAGATCTCTAATTTCACACAAGTGATCGGACAGATCTGGGATGATAAAGGAAATGAGCTTGACGTGGCGCGGCATCCGCTGCAAATCGTAAAGTTCAAAGTTGATCAGAGGGTGTACCCTGACAACATGATGCGAAAGGAGAACACATAA
- the udk gene encoding uridine kinase gives MKHKPVVIGVAGGSGSGKTSVTKAIYEQFQGHSILMLQQDYYYKDQSNLPFEERLKTNYDHPLAFDNDLLIEHLNELLNHQSVKKPVYDYKMHTRSDDTILVEPKDVIILEGILVLEDERLRNLMDIKLYVDTDADLRIIRRMLRDIKERGRSIDSVIDQYITVVRPMHNQFIEPTKRYADVIIPEGGHNHVAIDLMVTKIQTILEQKSFL, from the coding sequence ATGAAACATAAACCGGTTGTTATTGGTGTAGCAGGAGGATCAGGATCTGGAAAAACAAGTGTGACGAAAGCCATCTATGAGCAATTCCAGGGACACTCGATTTTAATGCTGCAACAGGATTATTATTATAAAGATCAATCAAATCTGCCTTTTGAGGAGCGTTTGAAAACCAATTACGATCATCCTTTGGCCTTCGATAACGATCTTCTCATTGAGCATCTAAACGAACTTCTTAACCACCAGTCGGTTAAGAAGCCTGTATATGATTATAAAATGCATACCCGTTCTGACGACACTATTTTGGTAGAACCAAAGGATGTCATCATTTTAGAAGGAATTTTAGTATTAGAAGATGAAAGATTGCGCAACTTAATGGATATCAAGCTTTACGTTGATACGGATGCAGATCTGCGCATCATCAGAAGGATGCTCCGTGATATCAAAGAAAGAGGCCGTTCAATTGATTCAGTGATCGATCAATACATCACCGTGGTGCGCCCGATGCATAATCAATTCATCGAACCGACGAAACGATATGCGGATGTCATCATTCCTGAAGGCGGCCATAATCACGTGGCAATCGATTTAATGGTAACAAAAATTCAAACAATTCTTGAACAAAAGTCATTTTTGTAA
- the greA gene encoding transcription elongation factor GreA, with translation MSTEKVYPMTLEGKEKLEKELENLKTVKRKEVVERIKIARSFGDLSENSEYDAAKDEQAFVEGRISTLENMIRNAKVIQEDDMNSDTVQLGKKVTFVELPDGDEETYTIVGSAEADPFEGKISNDSPIAKSLLGHKVGAKVTVQTPGGEMNVKIVEVS, from the coding sequence ATGAGTACAGAAAAAGTATACCCGATGACATTAGAGGGTAAAGAAAAATTAGAGAAAGAATTAGAAAATCTTAAAACGGTAAAACGTAAGGAAGTAGTGGAGCGCATCAAGATCGCCAGAAGCTTCGGGGATCTTTCAGAGAACTCTGAGTATGATGCAGCGAAAGACGAGCAGGCATTCGTTGAAGGCCGCATCTCTACATTGGAAAATATGATTCGCAATGCTAAGGTCATACAGGAAGATGACATGAATTCAGATACAGTTCAATTAGGTAAGAAAGTAACGTTCGTGGAACTGCCTGATGGAGACGAGGAAACATATACAATCGTCGGAAGTGCAGAAGCAGATCCATTCGAAGGGAAAATCTCCAATGATTCTCCTATCGCGAAAAGCCTTCTCGGCCATAAAGTAGGAGCGAAAGTAACCGTTCAGACACCAGGCGGGGAAATGAATGTGAAGATTGTAGAAGTAAGCTGA
- a CDS encoding penicillin-binding protein 2 yields the protein MIRKRVRLLGILLLVGLILLSARLMQLQLFQTESFSKHKINLIEESVAQRTQQLVIDEGRGQFLDRNGKPLTFQEKNVLVLFPFLKRMEWPVEEVAHIIHVTPEIIETKLEHAKGPIVFGGKEAYQLSEEQMKEINALKIQGVFAVTRKFKNEHVPASQLIGITGENAEEFHERYPDKVKGVHQKIGVTGMQEIFDEWLISEEQSKLIYHVDAIGGPLFGADVKYLAPANPFYPLNVKTTIDTDMQQALETVADQYNIEKGGLLLLDIENSQILASVSRPAVNTSDPFSGGAANYMLKALAPGSVFKTVVAAAAMDEGIVDESRMFNCDQDIYGKPAEKQHGTINIKTSIAVSCNRTFADLAKELVEKDAHSLEEYAGKLGLLGDISWEGNVFHYEDFSQLQVSDGRIFVSDDERKDFNFISQTGIGQKEVRVTPLGIANMMATIARGGEKYMVSAATSIDYQNGTSMFSFPKKKMDGDKISPFTAMKLQQYLRGVVHSPEGTAPHLDTALYTIAGKTGTAQTGTKLEGKELYNKWFAGYFPFEDPKYALVAVNMDVLINEGGIYPIFKDSVDAVYKLENE from the coding sequence ATGATACGAAAACGGGTCAGGCTGCTTGGCATCTTACTGCTTGTGGGACTCATACTGCTATCTGCCAGATTAATGCAGCTCCAATTATTCCAGACAGAATCGTTCTCAAAGCATAAGATCAATTTAATTGAGGAAAGTGTGGCTCAACGGACACAACAGCTCGTCATTGATGAAGGCAGAGGACAGTTTTTGGACCGAAATGGCAAGCCTCTGACGTTCCAAGAAAAAAATGTTCTTGTCTTATTTCCTTTTTTAAAAAGAATGGAGTGGCCGGTTGAAGAAGTAGCGCATATCATCCATGTCACCCCTGAAATCATTGAAACCAAACTCGAGCATGCTAAAGGACCGATTGTATTTGGAGGAAAAGAGGCGTATCAGCTTTCTGAAGAACAAATGAAAGAGATAAATGCGTTGAAAATCCAAGGGGTATTTGCCGTGACAAGAAAATTCAAGAATGAACATGTCCCTGCTTCTCAGTTGATTGGAATAACGGGGGAAAATGCAGAAGAATTTCATGAACGCTACCCTGATAAAGTAAAAGGGGTGCACCAGAAAATAGGTGTGACCGGGATGCAGGAAATATTTGATGAATGGCTGATTTCTGAAGAACAGTCCAAGCTGATCTATCATGTAGATGCGATCGGAGGACCTTTATTTGGGGCGGACGTAAAGTATCTCGCACCTGCGAATCCATTTTATCCCCTCAATGTCAAAACGACAATTGACACAGACATGCAGCAGGCCTTGGAAACGGTGGCAGATCAGTACAATATTGAAAAAGGCGGATTGCTGCTCTTGGACATCGAAAATAGTCAAATACTTGCCAGCGTGTCGCGGCCCGCAGTTAACACCAGTGATCCATTCAGCGGGGGTGCAGCCAATTACATGCTGAAAGCCTTGGCGCCAGGTTCTGTCTTCAAAACAGTCGTTGCCGCTGCCGCCATGGATGAAGGAATCGTGGATGAATCCCGCATGTTCAATTGCGATCAAGATATCTATGGTAAACCCGCTGAGAAACAACATGGTACGATTAATATTAAAACAAGTATCGCAGTCAGCTGTAATAGAACATTTGCTGATTTGGCAAAAGAATTGGTGGAAAAAGATGCGCATTCCCTTGAGGAATATGCAGGAAAGCTTGGCTTATTAGGTGACATCAGCTGGGAGGGAAATGTTTTTCATTATGAGGATTTTTCACAGCTGCAAGTGAGTGATGGAAGAATTTTCGTCTCAGACGATGAAAGAAAAGATTTCAACTTTATCTCTCAAACCGGTATAGGACAGAAGGAAGTCAGAGTCACCCCGCTCGGTATCGCCAATATGATGGCGACCATTGCCAGGGGCGGGGAAAAGTACATGGTCAGTGCGGCGACATCCATCGATTATCAAAACGGGACAAGCATGTTTTCTTTTCCTAAAAAGAAAATGGATGGAGATAAAATTTCCCCTTTCACCGCCATGAAACTGCAGCAGTATTTGAGGGGGGTCGTCCACTCTCCTGAAGGGACCGCCCCTCATTTAGACACAGCTCTTTATACGATTGCAGGTAAAACCGGGACCGCCCAAACAGGGACAAAGCTTGAAGGCAAGGAACTGTACAATAAATGGTTTGCAGGTTACTTTCCTTTTGAAGATCCTAAATATGCTTTGGTCGCTGTCAATATGGATGTGCTCATCAATGAAGGGGGAATTTATCCGATTTTCAAAGACAGTGTGGACGCTGTCTATAAGCTTGAGAATGAGTAA
- a CDS encoding YrrS family protein, with amino-acid sequence MAKYKSRLDRRSKSKTNTVLNIMIAVVVLLIVVVGATILTGNGSDKENASTKVENSDKNSAENSADRDNDSEQKNDENSVSMKEEESSESEKEKDKKKEEEDKTKEEEQEESPEEKESVALDDSSAQIEESSEPNVKRTIVHPDWEPVGTQQSGEHVSSYDTGSVDWQEKEQALSYATGIPQDNMTVWYIEGNGGPQKSIGTITEKGGSTAYRVYLQWNDGQGWQPTKVEELIENDKD; translated from the coding sequence ATGGCGAAATATAAATCTCGATTAGATCGACGCTCTAAATCTAAAACCAATACAGTATTAAACATAATGATCGCTGTTGTTGTTCTCTTGATCGTAGTGGTAGGCGCCACTATTCTGACCGGTAACGGTTCCGATAAAGAAAATGCATCAACAAAGGTTGAAAACAGTGACAAGAATTCGGCTGAAAATAGTGCTGATCGCGATAACGATAGTGAACAAAAAAATGATGAGAACTCTGTTTCTATGAAAGAAGAAGAGTCATCTGAATCAGAGAAAGAAAAAGATAAAAAGAAAGAAGAAGAAGATAAAACCAAAGAGGAAGAGCAAGAAGAGTCACCAGAGGAAAAGGAATCTGTTGCACTTGATGACAGCAGCGCCCAGATAGAGGAAAGCAGCGAACCAAATGTAAAGAGAACGATTGTGCACCCTGATTGGGAGCCGGTCGGAACACAGCAGTCAGGTGAGCATGTATCGTCATATGATACTGGCAGTGTCGATTGGCAGGAAAAAGAGCAAGCTCTATCCTATGCAACCGGCATCCCGCAGGATAACATGACGGTTTGGTACATCGAAGGAAACGGCGGTCCGCAAAAATCCATTGGTACTATTACCGAGAAAGGCGGTTCTACAGCCTATCGGGTATATCTGCAATGGAATGACGGTCAAGGATGGCAGCCGACAAAGGTGGAAGAACTGATAGAAAACGATAAAGATTAA
- a CDS encoding YrzA family protein, whose product MNFSFDLIEDKVEFFEADQLKTLEKKIDEQIEHNKAIMLNVHHVQHNVSIDENGRRLYTAVVHFKVKK is encoded by the coding sequence ATGAATTTTTCATTTGATTTAATTGAAGATAAAGTGGAGTTTTTTGAGGCAGATCAATTAAAAACCCTGGAGAAGAAAATAGATGAGCAAATCGAGCACAACAAGGCGATTATGTTAAACGTGCACCATGTACAGCACAATGTATCCATCGATGAAAATGGAAGAAGGCTCTATACAGCCGTCGTTCATTTCAAGGTGAAGAAATAA
- a CDS encoding class I SAM-dependent methyltransferase, with protein sequence MGREFLDLFEDWADSYDDTVAGKDAEYKEVFEKYDAILEEVVTRSNGTVVEFGPGTGNLTVKLSEAGLNVIPFEPSPEMRLIGQQKLGDKVPFLDGDFLEFKLDGSVDTIVSTYAFHHLTDEEKGKAFGIYGNLLAQGGKIVFADTMFETEQHYHAAIDLALDKGFLNLAEDLKREYYTTLEVLKGLLSAEGFSVNFRQMNNFVWIMEATKQ encoded by the coding sequence ATGGGAAGAGAGTTCTTGGATTTGTTCGAAGACTGGGCAGATTCTTACGATGATACGGTCGCAGGGAAAGATGCAGAGTACAAGGAAGTCTTTGAAAAATATGATGCTATCCTGGAGGAGGTCGTTACCCGCTCTAATGGGACAGTTGTAGAATTCGGGCCAGGGACCGGGAATCTGACAGTTAAACTGTCTGAAGCCGGGTTGAACGTCATCCCGTTCGAACCTTCTCCGGAGATGAGACTCATCGGGCAGCAGAAGCTGGGGGATAAAGTCCCGTTTTTAGACGGGGATTTTCTCGAATTTAAGCTGGACGGCAGCGTTGACACGATTGTCAGTACGTATGCTTTTCACCATTTAACAGACGAAGAAAAAGGAAAAGCCTTTGGGATATATGGAAACTTGCTTGCACAAGGTGGTAAAATAGTATTTGCTGATACGATGTTTGAAACGGAACAGCATTATCATGCCGCCATAGATCTAGCTTTAGATAAAGGCTTTCTGAATCTTGCAGAAGATCTAAAACGGGAATACTATACGACTCTGGAAGTTCTCAAAGGGTTATTGAGTGCAGAGGGGTTTTCCGTGAATTTTCGCCAGATGAATAACTTTGTCTGGATTATGGAGGCGACTAAACAATAG
- the mtnN gene encoding 5'-methylthioadenosine/S-adenosylhomocysteine nucleosidase: protein MRIAIIGAMEEEVALLRENITNPQTETIAGCEYTSGTMKGKEVILLRSGIGKVNAAMSTAVLLQHFKPDAIINTGSAGGFDPSLNVGDVVISTEVRHHDVDVTAFGYEYGQVPQLPAAFTADEKLMTAAVESVRELGDAQVVSGLIATGDSFMNDPARVEAIRDKFTSLQAVEMEAAAIAQVAHQFNVPFVIIRSLSDIAGKESDVSFEQYLEKAALHSAKMVMNIVESV from the coding sequence GTGAGAATCGCCATCATTGGAGCAATGGAAGAAGAAGTAGCTTTACTTAGAGAAAATATTACAAATCCGCAAACCGAAACGATTGCCGGGTGTGAATATACAAGCGGGACGATGAAAGGGAAAGAAGTGATCCTACTCCGTTCCGGAATCGGAAAGGTAAACGCTGCTATGTCCACAGCCGTATTGTTACAGCACTTCAAGCCGGATGCCATCATCAATACAGGGTCAGCTGGAGGATTTGATCCTTCATTGAATGTAGGTGATGTCGTCATCTCAACAGAAGTGCGCCATCACGATGTTGATGTGACTGCTTTTGGATATGAATACGGCCAGGTTCCTCAATTGCCTGCTGCATTCACAGCAGATGAGAAATTGATGACAGCAGCAGTGGAGAGTGTCAGGGAACTGGGAGATGCCCAGGTTGTATCAGGGTTGATTGCAACCGGAGACTCATTCATGAATGATCCTGCACGGGTAGAAGCGATTCGTGATAAGTTCACAAGCTTACAGGCCGTTGAAATGGAAGCAGCTGCGATTGCGCAGGTAGCACACCAATTCAATGTCCCATTCGTGATCATCCGCTCTTTATCAGATATAGCAGGAAAGGAATCAGACGTTTCCTTCGAGCAATACCTGGAAAAAGCAGCCCTGCACTCTGCTAAAATGGTTATGAACATTGTAGAATCCGTATAA
- a CDS encoding PLP-dependent cysteine synthase family protein, protein MDVYKSVHELIGNTPVMELTHFPLKNGVRLFVKLEFFNPGGSIKDRLGIELMKEAEETGKIKPGGVFIEPTAGNTGIGLALAAVNSGYRVIFCVPEKFSIEKQDLMKALGAEIIHTPTELGMKGAIAKAKELSEEIDNSYYPGQFENEANPATYYKTLGPEVWKQMNGQIHSFVAGAGTGGTFMGTSRYLKEMNPKIKTVIVEPEGSILNGGLSGPHKTEGIGMEFLPGYMDTSYFDAIHTVSDEDAFRRVKELAVQEGLLVGSSSGAALHAALMEAERAEAGSNILTIFPDSSERYLSKKIYEGGI, encoded by the coding sequence ATGGATGTATATAAAAGTGTGCATGAGCTGATAGGAAACACTCCAGTGATGGAACTCACGCATTTTCCCCTGAAAAACGGTGTCCGGCTTTTTGTCAAACTGGAATTCTTCAATCCAGGTGGAAGTATCAAGGACCGGCTGGGTATCGAATTAATGAAAGAGGCAGAGGAAACGGGAAAAATCAAGCCGGGCGGAGTGTTCATCGAACCAACCGCGGGGAATACAGGCATCGGATTGGCTTTGGCCGCTGTGAATTCCGGTTATAGAGTCATTTTTTGCGTGCCGGAAAAATTCAGCATCGAAAAGCAGGACCTGATGAAAGCCCTGGGAGCGGAAATCATTCATACGCCCACTGAACTTGGGATGAAAGGTGCTATTGCAAAAGCGAAAGAGCTTTCGGAAGAAATCGATAACTCCTATTATCCAGGTCAGTTTGAAAATGAAGCAAATCCTGCCACTTACTATAAAACACTGGGTCCGGAAGTGTGGAAGCAGATGAATGGTCAAATCCACAGCTTTGTCGCTGGCGCCGGAACAGGCGGTACATTCATGGGAACTTCGCGTTACCTGAAAGAAATGAATCCAAAAATCAAGACGGTCATCGTGGAACCCGAAGGCTCGATATTGAATGGAGGGCTGTCCGGACCTCATAAAACCGAAGGCATCGGTATGGAATTCCTTCCGGGGTATATGGATACATCCTATTTCGATGCGATTCATACCGTTAGCGATGAGGATGCTTTCAGAAGAGTGAAAGAACTGGCAGTTCAGGAAGGACTGCTGGTGGGGAGTTCTTCTGGTGCGGCGCTGCATGCAGCCCTGATGGAAGCAGAGAGGGCCGAGGCCGGAAGCAATATCCTGACCATCTTTCCTGACTCGAGCGAACGTTACTTAAGCAAGAAAATTTATGAAGGAGGAATTTGA
- a CDS encoding bifunctional cystathionine gamma-lyase/homocysteine desulfhydrase has translation MKKKTQLIHGGVGLDPQTGAVSTPIYQVSTYKQDEVGKHKGFEYSRSGNPTRHALEELIKDLEGGKKGFAFGSGMAAITAVMMLFDSGDHVVLTDDVYGGTYRVMTKVLNRLGIQSTFVDSSEIEHIEKAIKPNTKAVYIETPTNPLLKITDIEAAAALAKKHNLLTIVDNTFSTPYWQNPLSLGADIVLHSATKYIGGHSDVVAGLAVVNSDELAEDLFFVQNSTGGVLGPQDSWLLIRGIKTLGLRMEEHEENTKKIVDYLTKHPKVSKVYYPGLETHPHHTVAKKQAGGFGGMVSFDVGSEENADRLLTNTKYFTLAESLGAVESLISVPARMTHASIPRDRRIELGITDGLVRISVGLEDAEDLIEDLERALSR, from the coding sequence ATGAAAAAGAAAACACAGCTAATCCACGGAGGAGTCGGACTTGATCCGCAAACAGGAGCGGTTTCTACACCGATCTATCAAGTGAGCACATATAAGCAGGATGAAGTGGGCAAACATAAAGGATTTGAATATTCCAGATCAGGGAACCCGACCAGACACGCACTTGAAGAACTCATCAAGGATCTGGAAGGCGGAAAGAAAGGGTTTGCGTTCGGGTCCGGAATGGCAGCCATTACGGCCGTGATGATGTTGTTTGACAGCGGAGATCATGTCGTGCTGACGGATGATGTATACGGCGGCACTTACAGAGTGATGACGAAGGTATTGAACCGTCTCGGCATTCAATCGACATTCGTGGATTCCAGTGAAATTGAACATATCGAAAAGGCAATCAAGCCGAATACAAAAGCGGTTTATATTGAAACACCGACAAATCCATTACTGAAGATAACCGATATCGAAGCAGCGGCAGCGCTAGCCAAGAAACACAATCTATTGACCATCGTTGATAATACGTTCAGTACCCCATATTGGCAGAACCCGTTAAGCCTTGGGGCTGATATCGTGCTTCATAGTGCGACAAAATATATCGGAGGGCACAGTGACGTAGTGGCAGGACTCGCCGTCGTCAATTCCGATGAACTGGCAGAAGACTTGTTCTTTGTTCAGAATTCCACCGGCGGCGTATTGGGACCACAGGATTCGTGGCTTCTGATCAGGGGCATCAAAACGCTCGGCCTCAGAATGGAGGAGCATGAAGAGAATACGAAGAAAATTGTAGACTACCTGACGAAGCACCCGAAGGTTTCAAAGGTCTATTATCCAGGCCTGGAAACTCATCCTCATCATACCGTCGCGAAAAAGCAGGCTGGTGGATTCGGGGGGATGGTATCTTTCGATGTGGGAAGTGAAGAAAATGCAGACCGACTTCTGACCAACACAAAGTATTTTACATTGGCTGAAAGCCTTGGGGCGGTTGAGAGTCTGATATCTGTTCCTGCACGTATGACACATGCATCGATTCCGCGGGACCGCCGCATCGAATTAGGAATCACGGATGGCCTGGTAAGGATCTCGGTCGGCCTTGAGGATGCAGAGGATCTTATCGAAGATCTAGAAAGAGCTTTATCACGCTAA
- a CDS encoding YrhC family protein, which yields MKHTLNKKKLQDKMNDFKRYGFTLLALSVFMYLGVVIPSETVTEIKTMTLMSGTIVLLGLSLIFFTKAIKYKKDLQSVDE from the coding sequence ATGAAGCACACACTAAATAAAAAGAAGCTGCAAGATAAGATGAATGACTTTAAACGGTACGGATTTACGCTGTTGGCACTGAGTGTATTCATGTATCTCGGTGTGGTAATTCCCTCAGAAACCGTGACGGAGATCAAAACGATGACCCTGATGTCAGGCACCATCGTATTACTTGGACTGTCACTCATCTTCTTTACCAAAGCGATAAAATATAAAAAAGATCTGCAATCAGTAGATGAATAA
- a CDS encoding YrzI family small protein, producing MTLNLLFMTVTFKKKQESFEEAEHNCSVMKQYEQTKMKQQFTTRIY from the coding sequence ATGACACTGAATCTTTTATTCATGACGGTTACATTTAAAAAGAAACAAGAATCGTTTGAGGAAGCAGAACATAACTGCAGCGTGATGAAGCAGTATGAACAAACGAAAATGAAGCAGCAATTCACAACACGCATTTATTAA
- a CDS encoding GNAT family N-acetyltransferase — protein MKKLFIDEMKAEDWAGVREIYVEGIATGNATFQKEAPTWEEWDEGHAKEGRIVARTADSLQGWAALSPVSGRCVYAGVAEVSVYVSTQHQGKGTGSLLLDALIEVSESHGYWTLQAGIFPENVSSIRLHEKHGFRVVGHREKIGMLDGVWRDTLLLERRSKSVGTGQM, from the coding sequence ATGAAAAAATTATTCATTGATGAAATGAAAGCTGAAGACTGGGCAGGGGTAAGAGAGATTTATGTAGAAGGGATAGCAACCGGGAATGCAACCTTTCAAAAAGAAGCCCCCACCTGGGAAGAATGGGATGAGGGTCATGCTAAGGAAGGGAGGATTGTGGCACGTACAGCTGATTCTTTACAGGGCTGGGCTGCATTGAGCCCGGTTTCCGGCAGATGTGTTTATGCAGGGGTAGCTGAAGTAAGTGTATATGTTTCGACTCAACATCAGGGTAAAGGCACGGGGAGCCTCCTTCTGGATGCTCTGATAGAAGTCAGTGAATCTCATGGTTATTGGACCCTGCAAGCGGGAATATTCCCTGAAAATGTTTCAAGTATCAGATTGCATGAAAAGCATGGATTCCGTGTTGTGGGCCATAGAGAAAAAATTGGTATGTTGGACGGTGTATGGCGGGATACCCTTTTGTTGGAAAGGAGAAGCAAATCGGTAGGGACAGGACAAATGTAA
- a CDS encoding metalloregulator ArsR/SmtB family transcription factor, translating into MKASAIEIDKSAAILKLLGDKTRLRMVKILDTNDCCVCEFVEIFKASQPAISQHVRKLKDVGIVREKRRGQWIIYSLNRDSEYFPMIQTLLDHLPNQDFKLKELEEQGLRISCE; encoded by the coding sequence ATGAAAGCATCGGCTATTGAAATCGATAAGTCTGCTGCAATCTTGAAATTATTAGGGGATAAAACCCGTTTGAGGATGGTGAAGATACTGGATACGAATGACTGCTGCGTATGTGAATTCGTAGAAATTTTTAAAGCCAGTCAACCTGCCATCAGTCAGCATGTGCGAAAATTAAAGGATGTCGGGATTGTAAGGGAAAAGCGCAGGGGGCAGTGGATTATTTATTCCCTCAACCGTGATAGTGAATACTTTCCGATGATCCAAACCCTGCTTGATCACCTTCCGAACCAGGACTTCAAACTGAAGGAATTGGAGGAACAGGGCTTGCGGATATCTTGTGAATAA